TTGGAGAAAACTAGACCATGTCAAGTAAAAAACATTGGAcgcaatcaaaacaaaaacttgcaCGTTTGAGGTTGAGGAttacaatatatatatccaaAGAGGCTGAAAATGTTTCCGAAGACGGAAACTGAACTGGAAAAGGCTGTCTTGCAAGAATTGGAGGGAATAGCCGCGGGGAAACTGCAATGTCTACGAGAAGACATCTATACGAATTTGACTAAAAGGACGGTTGCAGCCTTGCAGatataacaaaagaacaaaacccTGATAAGCCAACTTGAAAATCTGGACAAACGGACATCGGAAGTGAATTTAAATCCCCCAAAGTGGTTTAAAGATCCACAAGTCCATAATTTTGACTTAATTAATCTCCGGGAAAGGAGATTGCCAAGAAGGTTCAAACCAGGTTGACTTCGATTATATGTTCCTTCTCGTCGACGGTGGCAGTGCCACCTCCATCCAACTTTCGAAAGAGGAAACCTTACACCGACCGAACGAAGTagatttgttgaaaaaactcACTGAGGAGGAAAACCCCGAATAGGGCATTGATTTTGACCTGATCACAATGAAATTGCCCAAAAACTGAAATTGAGGAAGCGACATCACCGGTTTCAAATAGGAAAGTGCTATCAGTCCAGGATAAGtacaaaaaactgaaaatgtggATGGAAAAAGGtaagaatttgaaaacaatgCCATTATATATAGTTACTTTCTATAATCTCTAACAAATATTTATCGGTGTAAGCAGAGCGACTTAGACTACGTCAATTTGAGTACAGCACGTAATAATCCACTGAGCAAAAAGTCCCGCGTATAGTCTGGGATGAGATGAAGTTGAGGTTTCCTGGGAGAACTGAGTCCCAAATGGAGACTTATCTCTGTAGAGCCGCTATGCCTTCTACCGCTCTTGTAACCCCTTCTAGGCGCATAGTAATGCAAACCAAACCTCTTGAGCAGCCAGTGCCGCCCAATAAATCGGCATAGGACATTAAATCACAAAGTCGTTTGGGCCCTTTAAAGCAATCCGCAAGTGCTTACAGCAGCATTAAAAAGGATTGTGAAAGAACTTGCTGTGCTAATGGACGATCGCCCCCTTTAGCaaatgccccccccccccggtgGGTGCATTTGAATAAAAcgcagtgaaaaaaaaatgacagccCCCTTTTTATAATAAAGGGTTGATGGATTGGGATAAAATATTCGgtttataaaacaaatatacaaTAGAGTTGGAGAAAACTAGACCAtgtcaagtaaaaaaacattggacgcaatcaaaagaaaaacttgcacgTTTGAGGTTGAGGAttacaatatatatatccaaAGAGGCTGAAAATGTTTCCGAAGACGGAAACTGAACTGGAAAAGGCTGTCTTGCAAGAATTGGAGGGAATAGCCGCGGGGAAACTGCAATGTCTACGAGAAGACATAAATATATACGAATTCGACTAAAAAGACGGTTgcaggtaaacaaaaaaaaaaccatgatAAGCCAACTTGAAAATCTCGACAAAAGGGCCGTTCAAATACGACGTCACGGCCGtagaggggggaggagggtAGGCAACATCAGACGTCCTaagaacaaaccaaaaatatgtGCTGTCATAATGGCTTTTTTGCAGGATCCACGttttaagaaaaactaaaacctaaacacaaaaattcactAAAAACACCTAAACCATTTGCacaccaactttttttcaaaaccacCAAATTGGTgttaaaataccaaaaaaaagaaacctctTCAGCCCAcacctttcctttttatactCTACAGACCCACTCAGACTCAACCACACATTGTTTTTACAACGACAAACGAACGTCGCCCCTTTGTTTCCTCACGTTGTTCGACAAGCAGTCGGTTCTCGTCTCGTCTCATGTGGTACATAGGCggtcaagcgtaataacaatcttagttAACCTatcggccgctgtggtgcacatcggcgtaaactgcgcacaaCTTTTTGGCATGTCTAAAGTGAAGTGAATTCTTGTAAGTGTGTTGGACTTGTGCTGCCTGgtattttgtttccatttctttcatcTCATCTATggtctaatttttttctgatttagaACAAAGAGGAATAATTCTTTGGAATTAAATCTCAACAGTTAAATTGATGGTTTCCAAGGATTAGATGTTCTTCCGGGTTGTTCTGGTAGTACTCTGAATATCCTTGAAAAGGAGAACTGCGAAAAGGAGGAGGATACAGTTCATACAGATGATGAATATACCGATGAAGAGGATACAGATAATCAGGACACAGATGAGGAGGTAATTGTGGTAAAGACAATCTACTGCGTGTATATTTGAATTATGTAGTGTAGTACTATGTGATTGTCTGTTAAGCAGCTCTGTAAGCTGTAACCTTCATTATTGTCATTATTTTTAGTGTGCCCTGCAGGAAGCTGTAGATGTGAGGAATAATCGCATAGCTGCTTTGGTGAATGATAAGTTTAATCATCTGAAATTGGAACTGAGTACGTTCCTTGAacagaaacaaatgaattgcACGGCTGTAGACAAGTCAGAGATGAGTAGCTTGTATGACTACATTGGTATGGGGGTTGTTAATGACTATCCAAAGAGGCTAAAAATGTTTCCGAAGACGGAAGCTGAACTGGAAAAGGCTGTCTTGCAAGAATTGGAGAGAATAGGAGAAAAAGCAATGTCTACGTGAACACATATATAGCTACGAATTTGACTAAAAGGACGGCTGCAGGtataaccaaaaaacaaaaccctgATGATAAGCCAATTTGAAAGTCTCGACAAACGGATATATTTTCAAGTGAATTGAAATCCTCCAAAGTGGTTCAAAGATTCATAAGTCTATATTTTTGacttaattaatttcaagaaGATTGCCCTGGAAGTTTTCCCAAACCAGGTTGACTTCGATTATAAGTTCCTTCGTCGACGGTGGCAGTGCCACCTCAATCCAACTTTTTATAGAGGAAACCTTACACCGAACGAAGTagatttgttgaaaaaaaaaactcactgAGGAGGAAAACCCCGAATAGGGCATTGATTTTGACCTGATCGCCATGAAATTACCCATGAAATTGAGGAAGCGACGTCACCGTTTTTAAATAGGAAAGTACTATCAGTCCAGGAtgagtacaaaaaaaaatgaaaatttggatGGAAAAATGTAAGAgctaatttcaattaaatatttttaggaGGAAGCAGAGCGACTTAGACTATGTCAACTAAAGTAAAGCGCGTATGACCCGCTGAGCAAAAAGACCCGAGTAAATCGGCAAAGGAcataaaaatcacaaattcgTTTCGGCCCTTTAAATCAATCCACAAGGGACGCTGCCGCACGACATCTCTCCCAGGCGACCGTCGTGGTAATGGGATGGTATAGATGTTATACcatgaaaaagtagtagacatgccaaaaagtcgtgcgcagtttacgccgatgcgcaccacagcggccgatagcagaactaagattgttattacgcttgaccGCCTATGTACGCCACTTTAGACGAGACGAGAACCGACTGCTTGTCGAACAAATGATCTTGACTGTGTGTAGTACATATGTggtcaagcgtaataacaatcttagttctgctatcggccgctgtggtgcgcatcggcgtaaactgcgcacgattTTTTGCTCGACtattactttttcattggtatAACATCTAATACTGAATGCCATTCGACATTCGTCGTCTGTTGCCATTGCATGGTTGGGGTGAAATGAGTACGAAAGGAAGGACAGTCAAGGAAGGGATGAATAGagtggggaagaaaggggtcggtccctggggagaagaggaaacctgggtcccctttttttcgtacgccctcctccctcccattcgtcccattctccctctctccTCGTTCTCGCGCTAAAAAGGAAcggcgccatgctgcgttgccaaataaaacggcaaaagaaaacagatccgaaaGAGCCCTGTAAAAATATTCGACGTCTGTAAGAAATTAAGAATAGAGAAAATTtgataatttgaatttttcaagtgTTGTTAAGAGagtatatttttaacaaacatAGTACCGTATAATTTGCAAGATAAAAATTTAGGGTGCCAAATAATGTAGAAGTAGAACtgtagaaaattatttttcgccGAAAACCGTCGACTTAACAACTTTACCCCTTGATCTGGCAATAATGTCCTGAAAGCGGGCTGTATGAACTGTGACAAGTGAGGAAACCGCATACGACTCCGTTGGCTGGTTTACGGGGGGTCCATATATCCGCTATATTTTTCATGTAACAGATTCCATTGTAGTGACTAAAGTGATTACAGTTAGGGTTGTCAATGCAGAGGCGACCACACCGGTCTCCCGCACTGGGTCGGTTGCCAATATCATGTCCGGGAAAGTCGCAGTTGGGGAGCCATTTGACGCCGCCTTCTCCAGTGTTCCAATTCGGAAAATCGGACTTTGCATTGACTATCAACCGacatcaaaacaaataaaattgatgaaacGCATAGCAAAATCACCTTTTGAGCCATTATATTGTTGTCCATCCTTCTTAACATTTTGctgatatttttctaaaagaaaagattattgATTATCATGTAATACAGTAGGATGTGGTTAGTTAGTTCCATACTTCCATTAGAATGCAAATAAGCGCAGATACTGTAGCTGGTTGAGATTTgcttttaaaatagaaatacaACTGTGTTCTTCCGTGAGGATTGTTCAACCAGAActatactttttctttcaaaagttgGAGCTTTTATATACTAGATGAACTAATTTAGAAAATTGTCCGTAAAGCTGGTTTTGTAAATCAGAGTCAGTAAACAAGTGAATGCTGAAATTTTGATAAACGATCGATCCATCCGATCTCCAAATGAGTTGCTTAACATTTTTTGTAGAGGCAACTTTTTCACCGATTGCCAGCTAGATTTTCATTTGTCAACCTATAACTTTCGAAACTTACAATTTCATCATTGACCTCAATTTTCATCAGCGATCTCCTACTCACATTCACTCATTAGCTCAGGTAGTACATCCCTTTGTACTTTGTAGCTTTCATTATCTGTTTTTCATGATTTTGTGCAATCGACCACACGTTAGgggaaaatggcaaaatgCATAATAATGTTACAAGAAGCGATAATCTTGAAGTTGACATGATGAACTAGATTTGCACTTCGTTGGTTTTTATTGTGTCCTAATTTAACTCCCGTTATTATTCTCTGcttaaaactaaaattaaaaccGAAAACCTTACCCACCCTTAACTTCTTACGACGAATTTGTACACACTCTAATTTTTTCTAGAAAGGTTCAAACGATCAAAGAGCAAACAATTCGTGAATTGTATATATCATATTCAAAACTCTTCACCCTCGATTCCCATAGCATATACTGTATCAATAAGCCTGTTGTTTCAATAGTTGAGACGCGAACATACGATGCAACAtccaacaataataataacgactTTCATTCGCCTTTGCCTTTGGCAGTTGATGCCAGAGGTGATGCCTGAGGATTGAAGGAAGATGTCGAGAGTGAGGACAGCCCAGGAAAGGATGCGATGGATGAAGTGCTGTTGAGTCCACTCTGATCACCGCTGTCGAGTTGTTTGAGGAGACGAAACAAGGCAGCAGCTTCGCGAATTCGACTGAAACCTATACAGAATGCCTGCACTTCGATAAACAGCTCCttaagaagatgaaaaattagACATTTTGTAAAGAAACGTTACAAACTTAACACGACATGATTTGTTCTTTACTTGGACGTTGATAATCTTATTGCGAATGAGGGACTGCAAGAAGACGCACACAAGTCGGACTAAACGATTCTGCATGTAACGATCTTTGATAGTTTCGCACGTTGATATGCAGTTGGAAATGTACAGATGGACAAATTCAGTTGGCAACTCAACAGCCGTCGTTAATCGGTTGACTACTTCCATCGAATGCAGAGACATTTCCATATTAACCAGCACGCTCAGATATTCCGTTATTTGGGAAGACTGCATCAGTCGAAGTAGCACCTCGATTGCGATGAGTGGATTGTTTTCTACCAAGGCAGGTAGCTGCGTCGAAAATAAGCATTATTCAAATGCGAAAATGCAAAACCAACAATCAAAATAGCTTACTTTGTTAGGAGTGATTCCTACGTGATAGACTAGACGAGAATCGCGCTCTAATTCGCTTAGCAATCTGTTTTGTTGTAGCAAAGTCAAAGAACCGGTGAAAGCTTGCGAAATTAATCGCCGAGCTTCCGAGCCGGCACCTCTAGGTATGCAAACTGTAGTGTCGTAAGCAATCATGTGGTCGACTTCCCCAATTGGATCGATCCAGACGAGTTCGTCCGGACAAAATAGAGGAGGAGCTAACCTCACAAACTCGGGACCCACAGATTCTTGTATAGCGGCGTTGGGACCAGTAATTAGAGCTTCTGCTGTCTTCTTGATTGCACTACTATCCGGAAGTATAGGGTCAAAGCCGGGACGAACATCAGGCATTGAAAGAACAGCAGGTATTCTGCTTTTGCTTGCTAAAGTGTACTCTGAAAGGCGCTCTGTCACACTTATTTGAAGGGCTGAAATATCAGCCATTGAATTGGTAGAGtcaaaattcaatatttgtcGGAGAGTTTTTTTGTACATCTGCAATAGCAGTTCAATTAAGCAAATAAAATCtatgacattttaaaacacTTCATACTTCTTTTTGAGGATTAGTAATGAGATGAGATAAATAAATCTTTTCTGGAGGACTGAGTTTCGGTAGTAGTCTATATGAATCTGGTCTCTTGGTTTGTAGAGGTTCATCAGccttaaaatgatttttaaaatataactttACTAGTGAATGTACAACAACATAATATTTACTTACAAGAAGTTGCACAAAAATTGAGGAGAATGGATGGAAATTCTGAGCATCTGGTTTGAAAAGCTCATGTAGCAATAACACTGCAGCCAGACGTTGTGATGGTGAAGGAAGCAGATCAGCATTCTGAAGTAGCATAACTAATGCATTTCCAactatttgattttcaattgttagttaacgtattttttttctaaaatcgAGTGGTTTTTATAATACCTTTAAAGTATTCTTGTTTATTAAAGACCCCCAACTGAGAAGCCAAGGCTTCGACACTCTGGTTAGCGACATTCTCGGCATCTAAGATACTTCAAAATTAAGACATTAGATACCTAGACCATTAAAACGAATAAATATGTTATTCTTAAAGTATAATTACGTAAGCAATTGATTCAAATCCTTGACAGACAATGccgacattttctttatttgttatttaattattttcattgaatGAATGCAAGGTTGCCAAGCCAAAATGATAACACAAAGCGGGTAATTTGCCcgttatt
The window above is part of the Daphnia pulex isolate KAP4 chromosome 3, ASM2113471v1 genome. Proteins encoded here:
- the LOC124190532 gene encoding CCR4-NOT transcription complex subunit 11-like; the protein is MSALSVKDLNQLLTILDAENVANQSVEALASQLGVFNKQEYFKVGNALVMLLQNADLLPSPSQRLAAVLLLHELFKPDAQNFHPFSSIFVQLLADEPLQTKRPDSYRLLPKLSPPEKIYLSHLITNPQKEMYKKTLRQILNFDSTNSMADISALQISVTERLSEYTLASKSRIPAVLSMPDVRPGFDPILPDSSAIKKTAEALITGPNAAIQESVGPEFVRLAPPLFCPDELVWIDPIGEVDHMIAYDTTVCIPRGAGSEARRLISQAFTGSLTLLQQNRLLSELERDSRLVYHVGITPNKLPALVENNPLIAIEVLLRLMQSSQITEYLSVLVNMEMSLHSMEVVNRLTTAVELPTEFVHLYISNCISTCETIKDRYMQNRLVRLVCVFLQSLIRNKIINVQELFIEVQAFCIGFSRIREAAALFRLLKQLDSGDQSGLNSTSSIASFPGLSSLSTSSFNPQASPLASTAKGKGE